GTGATCGAGTCCGACGATGAAGCTCATCGCTCACCTCGAATCGGCGGAGCTACCGGCGGCGCAGATCCTGGATCACTTCGCGCACCACGCCGCGATCGCCTTCGCCGCGGATCGGAATTTCGAAATCGAGCCGGTTGACCCCTGCAAGCCGCTTCTTCATCACCGCCGCGATGTCACGGTAGGTGCCGACCGCGGCAAACGCGTGCACCATCTCCTCGCTCACCAGCTTCGGCATCTCGCGCCATTTCTGCTGCACGGAGAGCCGATGGAGCTGCTCGGCGCGCTCGGCCCATCCGTCGAGCTCGAAACTCGCGCGGTACGATCGCGTCGAACCGTAAAACGCGATCGTCTCCTTCATCTTTTCGACCGCGCGCGCGAGTGAATCGGCGTCAGGCGCGGTGCAGAGAAATCCGCCGCCGGAAATCTGGAAGTTCTCCCATTCGGCGGCCGGGCGTCCCGACCTGGCGAAACCCTTGCGCAAGTTGGGGAAGGCGATTTCGTCGAGATAGCGGCGCGTGCAGATGCCGTGCAGGCGGACGCCGTCGCATACCTCGCCTGCGACTTGCAGCATGTGCTCCTGCACGGCGGCGATCAGCACCGGGATGCGCGGATTCTTGAGCGGGGGCGGCGCGAAGTTGGGCGTCATCAGCGAGAGATTGTAATGCTCGCTTGTGTAATCGAGCGGCGCGCCGGTCTGCCAACTGTTCCAGCAGGCGCGCATCGCGCCGACGTAATCCTTCATCCGTTGCGCCGGCTTGGTGAACGGCATCCCGAAG
This genomic interval from Candidatus Binataceae bacterium contains the following:
- a CDS encoding TIGR03617 family F420-dependent LLM class oxidoreductase; this encodes MAQIKIERMLNLGVAYTPEMGAGGKPEPDWTALGAQVREAGALGYDTVVAVEVQHDPYLMLAIAAQEPSTVELGTGIALAFTKSPAATAYTAWDLQRMSGGRLVLGLGSQVKGHITRRFGMPFTKPAQRMKDYVGAMRACWNSWQTGAPLDYTSEHYNLSLMTPNFAPPPLKNPRIPVLIAAVQEHMLQVAGEVCDGVRLHGICTRRYLDEIAFPNLRKGFARSGRPAAEWENFQISGGGFLCTAPDADSLARAVEKMKETIAFYGSTRSYRASFELDGWAERAEQLHRLSVQQKWREMPKLVSEEMVHAFAAVGTYRDIAAVMKKRLAGVNRLDFEIPIRGEGDRGVVREVIQDLRRR